The proteins below come from a single Dinghuibacter silviterrae genomic window:
- a CDS encoding M91 family zinc metallopeptidase, with protein MHLALFALLLVAAPRPVIETTVKVRKVFSDGTSVIQSTVYHYDYGRFLDSLGRPYAGDDTFVLRLTRALREIEEGGPTGRDLVASLEQDPRSTQIAYGYLNEADMDRGEYVHWDPNGTLSAPDQAGYTHRPAFIGLAHELAHIYDVWRGTLNRHTWRVLPETDGVWVNVPYAELYATHIENKIRSENGIPLRMSYATAIDGDEGAQRYTDRASLLIRPGTRESLYFDCEGHTSYHALRKSEMAARY; from the coding sequence ATGCATCTTGCCCTTTTTGCCCTCCTGCTCGTTGCCGCGCCCCGGCCCGTGATCGAAACCACGGTTAAGGTCCGTAAGGTCTTCTCCGATGGAACGTCAGTAATCCAATCTACCGTGTATCACTACGATTACGGTCGTTTTCTGGACAGTCTCGGACGCCCCTATGCGGGAGACGACACCTTTGTGCTCCGGCTGACCCGGGCCCTTCGCGAGATCGAGGAAGGTGGCCCCACCGGCCGTGACCTCGTCGCCTCGCTGGAACAAGACCCCCGCTCCACGCAGATTGCGTACGGTTATCTCAATGAAGCCGACATGGACAGGGGAGAGTACGTCCACTGGGATCCCAACGGCACCCTCAGCGCCCCCGATCAGGCCGGGTACACGCACCGGCCCGCCTTTATCGGGCTCGCCCACGAGCTGGCGCATATCTACGACGTATGGCGGGGAACCCTGAACCGGCACACCTGGAGGGTCCTCCCTGAAACCGATGGCGTATGGGTCAACGTTCCCTATGCCGAGCTCTACGCCACCCACATTGAAAACAAGATCCGCTCAGAGAACGGCATCCCCCTGCGCATGTCCTACGCCACCGCCATCGATGGCGATGAGGGGGCGCAGCGGTATACCGACCGCGCGTCGCTCCTGATCCGTCCGGGTACGCGCGAGAGCCTCTATTTCGACTGTGAGGGGCATACGAGTTATCATGCGCTTCGCAAGAGCGAGATGGCGGCGCGATACTGA
- a CDS encoding aldo/keto reductase, with the protein MQFRTFGRTGWRVSEMGYGMWGLAGWTGNDITEIEKSLNLSVELGCNFFDTAWGYGAGKSEEILGELVRRYADKRLYVATKIPPKNFKWPSKRGYTLDDCFPPDHIREYTEKSLRNLGVETIDLQQFHVWEDAWAKDERWQRTVEDLKREGKIQAMGVSVNRWEPDNVLDTLRTGLIDAVQVIYNIFDQAPEDHLLPLCETLNVGVIARVPFDEGTLTGTLTTETTFPPGDWRGTYFVEENLRSSVAHADALRPLIPGGMTMAELALRFILSNPMIHTTIPGMRKEKNVRANMGAADGNALSPALLAQLKGHRWDRTPTEWSQ; encoded by the coding sequence ATGCAATTCAGAACTTTTGGCAGAACGGGCTGGCGGGTGAGCGAGATGGGGTATGGCATGTGGGGACTGGCCGGCTGGACGGGCAACGACATCACGGAAATCGAAAAATCCCTGAACCTTTCGGTGGAGCTGGGCTGTAATTTTTTTGACACAGCCTGGGGTTATGGCGCGGGCAAAAGCGAGGAAATCCTTGGCGAACTCGTGCGCCGATACGCCGACAAACGGCTGTACGTGGCGACCAAGATCCCGCCAAAGAATTTCAAATGGCCTTCCAAACGGGGATATACGCTCGACGATTGTTTCCCGCCCGACCATATCCGCGAGTACACCGAAAAAAGCCTTCGCAACCTCGGGGTGGAGACCATCGACCTTCAACAGTTCCACGTCTGGGAAGACGCCTGGGCCAAAGACGAGCGCTGGCAGCGTACGGTCGAAGACCTGAAACGCGAGGGCAAGATCCAGGCAATGGGGGTCAGCGTCAACCGCTGGGAACCGGACAACGTCCTGGACACCCTGCGGACGGGTTTGATCGACGCCGTACAGGTCATCTACAACATTTTCGACCAGGCCCCGGAGGATCACCTTCTTCCCCTTTGCGAAACCCTGAACGTCGGCGTTATCGCCCGGGTTCCGTTTGACGAAGGCACCCTGACGGGCACGCTCACCACCGAAACGACTTTCCCCCCGGGCGACTGGCGGGGCACCTATTTTGTGGAGGAAAACCTGCGGTCAAGCGTCGCCCACGCCGACGCCCTGCGCCCGCTGATCCCCGGGGGCATGACCATGGCGGAGCTCGCGCTTCGCTTCATCCTCTCCAACCCGATGATCCACACGACTATCCCCGGGATGCGCAAAGAAAAGAACGTCCGCGCCAACATGGGCGCGGCCGACGGGAACGCCCTCTCCCCTGCCCTGCTCGCGCAGCTCAAGGGGCACCGCTGGGACCGCACGCCCACGGAGTGGTCGCAATAG
- a CDS encoding sensor histidine kinase gives MLPWRKYRHVNFIFWTGYFLYEWLANSVLDDAYKANFYQAIIYTSVSIVAAWVTLHIVLLRFFLPERKPGAWWVLAASIVACTLLRRVFSYYIIYRHFHPEYLQWHKSFWSPKIIGEAAWMYLVVGFNNMLYFMRAWYEQQRISEVLKKDKAIAQLELLKSQVHPHFIFNTLNNIYSLSLHQDRRTPDMIHRLSSLLSYMLYDSKDAVIPVSKEIEYVQNYIELQKIRYSDRLDVSINVFLAVDGFFVAPLLLLPLVENCFKHGVASEAGRAWIRMDLSRDGDWLVVKLENSVAEKCVTETADGARGARGDTEAAGGTTETAGGAPLVNRASGPGVNGHAVPENGGIGLDNVRRRLEILYPEQHDFKTLSEAQSFLAVLKIKNQAP, from the coding sequence ATGCTTCCGTGGAGAAAATACCGACATGTAAACTTTATCTTCTGGACGGGATACTTCCTGTACGAGTGGCTGGCCAATTCAGTGCTGGATGACGCGTACAAGGCTAATTTTTACCAGGCCATCATCTATACGTCCGTATCCATCGTCGCCGCCTGGGTAACCCTGCATATCGTTCTCCTGCGTTTCTTCCTGCCCGAGCGGAAGCCGGGCGCCTGGTGGGTGTTGGCGGCGAGTATCGTCGCCTGTACGCTGCTCAGAAGGGTATTCAGTTATTACATCATCTACAGGCATTTCCACCCCGAATACCTCCAATGGCACAAAAGCTTCTGGTCGCCAAAAATCATCGGCGAAGCGGCCTGGATGTACCTGGTCGTGGGGTTCAACAACATGCTCTATTTTATGCGGGCGTGGTACGAACAGCAACGCATATCCGAAGTACTCAAGAAGGACAAAGCCATTGCGCAGCTCGAACTGCTCAAGTCTCAGGTGCACCCGCATTTTATTTTCAATACCCTCAACAACATTTACTCCCTTTCCCTGCACCAGGACCGGAGGACGCCGGACATGATCCACCGGTTGTCGTCGCTGTTGAGCTATATGTTGTATGACAGCAAGGACGCGGTCATCCCGGTATCAAAGGAGATCGAATACGTCCAGAATTACATCGAGCTCCAAAAGATCCGGTACAGCGACCGGCTGGACGTCAGCATTAACGTCTTTCTCGCGGTGGACGGGTTTTTTGTCGCCCCGCTGCTGCTGCTGCCGCTGGTGGAAAATTGCTTTAAACACGGCGTCGCCAGCGAGGCGGGCCGGGCGTGGATCCGCATGGACCTGTCGAGGGACGGCGACTGGCTGGTCGTCAAATTGGAGAACAGCGTGGCGGAAAAGTGTGTCACCGAGACTGCCGATGGCGCCAGGGGTGCCAGGGGCGACACCGAGGCTGCCGGGGGCACCACCGAGACCGCCGGGGGCGCCCCCCTGGTCAACAGGGCCTCCGGCCCCGGCGTCAACGGTCACGCCGTCCCGGAAAACGGCGGCATCGGTCTGGATAATGTCCGCCGGCGGCTGGAGATCCTCTACCCCGAGCAACACGACTTTAAAACGCTGAGCGAAGCCCAATCCTTCCTCGCGGTTTTGAAAATAAAAAACCAGGCGCCATGA